The following are from one region of the uncultured Fretibacterium sp. genome:
- a CDS encoding ATP-binding protein codes for MEANIKIPQEQELLSNLGKIAYTLDKAYLSKLYKADKAYPDKPGSGSDYGVLPFDEHYNKDNEVTYSTNIRALEVTRWVYDKEEKIEDCFKNVVSVFAASESSIALVVHRTPKGARMFFVMKNAGAGRNEDSKNDIGLLNDALCGNFPGTRTTVVDARETEKFFNFTSYRSIAALCNVPSEKSEGYISQGLDKLLNGIVPKSDNESYYVVILAESLSQGRLRDILNGYQELATAITPFAGYQFQAGQNETETKGEMESLSHSENISRSITKTHSVNVGVFSGIPGLGLGVGGGYGYSWGNAETEGTTETRTKGTNHSISLGTSKSSTYTYKSYAVTGLIEKLEATIKRINESQSNGLWKCASYVLAQEAKTSRNIANYLRSITQGDQSYIEPSFINAWFRQGGNDKSVFGESIKYLSRFCHPVFVNGADGIAVNHTMNLSTTELSHLFAFPRHSVQGLPVVECARFGREPHALDRLEKDINIGCAYHMHMREQNNRVFLSREELKKHTFVTGSTGSGKSNTVCKLLADVCLSGDDAPTFLVVEPAKGEYKDVFGGLENVTVYGTNPFKAPNLLQINPFAFPEDVHVLEHIDRLVEVFNACWPMYAAMPAILREAVEKAYESIGWNLRTSAHIGSFPTFDTLMEMLPGVIDASSYSADTSSDYKGALLTRVRSLTTGIQGQIFGHDTDAQKLFNENVIVDISRVGSTETKALIMGVLVLKLQEFRMSEPRERNNKLKHITVLEEAHNLLRRTASEQSQESSNLQGKSVEMLANAIAEMRTYGEGFVIADQSPGLMDMAAIRNTNTKIILRLLDESDRVLVGRAAGLSDNQIGELSKLRTGVAAITQSGWLEPVLCLVDEYKGDKKMSERFGQETFEWHDDENDVLRLFLNNAFDVERTQLVGDAVDKVRKWADRLNTTEKVRAVIETALSGKPLSGIQQMVLIGGLFRDRLKTIPDRESAISEVQRCLMSRFDFVERDEVLRRINDLFLVHFPANIYTDMKGTPERAEGSIL; via the coding sequence ATGGAAGCGAATATCAAGATACCGCAGGAGCAGGAATTGCTCAGCAACCTGGGAAAGATTGCCTACACGCTCGATAAAGCCTACCTGTCCAAGCTTTATAAAGCGGATAAAGCCTATCCCGACAAACCCGGCAGCGGCAGTGATTATGGCGTATTGCCCTTCGATGAGCATTACAACAAGGACAATGAGGTTACTTACTCGACAAACATCAGAGCTCTGGAGGTGACGCGATGGGTGTACGACAAGGAAGAAAAAATCGAGGACTGCTTTAAGAACGTGGTGAGCGTTTTTGCCGCAAGCGAGAGTTCCATCGCCTTGGTCGTCCACCGAACGCCGAAGGGAGCGAGGATGTTCTTCGTCATGAAGAACGCCGGCGCCGGGCGCAACGAGGACAGCAAAAACGACATCGGGCTGCTGAACGACGCGCTGTGCGGCAACTTTCCGGGGACCAGGACTACGGTGGTTGATGCGAGGGAAACAGAAAAGTTTTTTAACTTTACGTCCTATCGTTCGATCGCCGCGCTCTGCAATGTCCCCTCCGAGAAATCGGAGGGCTACATCTCTCAGGGCCTCGACAAGCTGCTCAACGGAATTGTCCCGAAATCGGACAACGAGAGCTATTACGTCGTCATCCTGGCGGAATCCCTGTCGCAGGGCAGATTGCGCGATATATTAAACGGCTATCAGGAGCTTGCGACGGCGATAACGCCCTTTGCGGGCTATCAGTTCCAGGCGGGGCAGAATGAAACGGAGACCAAGGGAGAAATGGAATCGCTCTCGCACAGTGAGAACATCAGCCGTTCCATAACGAAAACGCATTCCGTAAACGTCGGCGTATTTTCAGGAATCCCCGGCCTTGGTTTGGGGGTGGGCGGCGGTTATGGCTACAGTTGGGGGAATGCAGAAACGGAAGGCACAACCGAAACCAGGACAAAGGGCACGAACCACAGCATCTCTCTTGGGACTTCCAAGAGCTCCACGTACACGTACAAGTCCTATGCCGTTACGGGGTTGATTGAAAAGCTCGAGGCGACTATCAAGAGGATAAACGAGAGCCAGTCCAACGGGCTTTGGAAATGCGCCTCGTACGTTTTGGCGCAGGAGGCGAAGACGAGCAGGAATATCGCCAACTACCTGCGGTCGATCACCCAGGGCGACCAATCTTATATCGAGCCCTCCTTCATCAACGCATGGTTCCGGCAGGGCGGCAACGACAAGAGCGTTTTTGGAGAATCGATAAAGTATTTGAGCCGGTTCTGCCACCCCGTATTCGTAAACGGGGCCGACGGTATCGCCGTGAACCACACGATGAATCTCTCGACAACCGAACTGTCCCACCTGTTCGCGTTCCCGCGCCACTCGGTGCAGGGACTGCCCGTCGTGGAATGTGCCCGGTTTGGCCGGGAGCCCCACGCGCTGGACCGTTTGGAGAAGGATATTAACATCGGCTGCGCGTACCACATGCACATGCGGGAACAGAACAACCGCGTGTTCCTCAGTCGTGAGGAGTTGAAGAAGCACACGTTCGTCACGGGCTCGACGGGTTCGGGGAAGAGCAATACGGTGTGCAAGCTGCTTGCCGATGTCTGCCTGTCGGGAGACGACGCGCCGACCTTTCTCGTCGTCGAGCCGGCCAAGGGCGAGTATAAGGATGTCTTCGGCGGGCTAGAGAACGTGACGGTCTACGGGACCAATCCGTTTAAGGCCCCGAACCTGCTCCAGATCAACCCGTTTGCCTTCCCGGAAGACGTCCACGTTCTGGAACACATTGACCGCCTGGTTGAGGTTTTCAATGCCTGTTGGCCGATGTATGCCGCCATGCCGGCCATCCTCAGAGAAGCGGTGGAAAAAGCATACGAGTCTATCGGGTGGAACCTGAGGACGTCCGCTCACATCGGGTCGTTCCCGACGTTCGATACTCTAATGGAGATGCTGCCCGGGGTTATCGATGCGTCCTCCTATTCCGCCGACACGAGCAGCGACTATAAAGGCGCCTTGCTGACCCGTGTTCGCTCCTTGACGACGGGCATTCAGGGGCAAATCTTCGGCCACGACACGGACGCCCAAAAGCTGTTCAACGAGAACGTGATTGTGGATATCAGCCGCGTGGGCTCTACCGAGACGAAAGCCCTGATCATGGGCGTGCTGGTCTTGAAGTTGCAGGAGTTCCGCATGTCGGAGCCCAGAGAACGCAACAATAAACTCAAGCACATCACGGTGCTTGAGGAAGCCCATAACCTGCTTCGCCGGACTGCGAGCGAACAATCGCAGGAGAGCTCGAACCTCCAGGGCAAGTCGGTTGAAATGCTGGCGAACGCCATCGCCGAAATGAGAACCTACGGCGAAGGGTTTGTCATCGCAGACCAGTCTCCGGGCCTGATGGACATGGCCGCGATTAGAAACACCAACACAAAGATCATTCTCCGCCTGCTGGATGAGAGCGACCGCGTTCTCGTGGGGCGAGCGGCGGGGCTTTCCGATAACCAGATCGGCGAGTTGTCGAAGCTCAGGACAGGCGTTGCAGCCATCACCCAAAGCGGTTGGCTGGAGCCGGTGCTCTGCCTGGTGGACGAGTACAAAGGCGACAAGAAAATGAGCGAACGGTTTGGGCAGGAGACTTTCGAGTGGCATGATGACGAGAATGACGTCCTTCGGCTTTTCTTGAACAACGCCTTCGACGTAGAGCGCACTCAACTTGTGGGAGATGCTGTGGATAAGGTCCGGAAGTGGGCTGATCGCTTGAACACGACGGAAAAGGTCCGCGCTGTCATCGAGACGGCCCTGTCCGGCAAGCCCCTTTCGGGAATACAGCAAATGGTCCTGATCGGTGGGCTTTTCCGCGACAGGTTAAAGACGATACCCGACCGCGAGTCCGCCATCTCCGAGGTTCAGCGTTGCCTGATGAGTCGGTTCGATTTCGTGGAACGTGATGAGGTTTTAAGGCGCATCAATGACCTTTTCCTCGTCCACTTCCCCGCAAATATCTATACCGATATGAAAGGCACGCCGGAGAGAGCAGAGGGGAGCATCCTATGA
- a CDS encoding HNH endonuclease, whose product MIEAAVEKNVEKSVVQPKTQVVEFWDNLAEKTEVSEPEKVAGEKAAASFWDGLVQDDESSPEVADKSELVKNCPRENGKWESERGDSIWKPDPDYVPQKANPEGKPWRDILDKHDIDGITFKDGEPDFSEISKGTVEIEDFSDSRSDNFDKADIALAEQRGCSPEEVADWRKENGYTWHECKDMKTMQKVPCEVHNNIPHSGGISEAKKGADK is encoded by the coding sequence ATGATCGAGGCGGCAGTGGAGAAAAACGTCGAGAAGAGCGTCGTCCAACCCAAAACGCAGGTCGTGGAGTTCTGGGACAACCTCGCGGAAAAGACGGAAGTCTCCGAGCCTGAAAAGGTCGCCGGGGAGAAAGCAGCCGCTTCATTTTGGGACGGTCTTGTTCAGGATGACGAAAGTTCCCCTGAAGTCGCAGACAAGAGCGAACTTGTAAAAAATTGCCCGCGAGAAAACGGCAAGTGGGAAAGCGAGCGCGGCGATTCAATATGGAAACCTGACCCCGATTATGTTCCCCAAAAAGCAAACCCGGAGGGTAAGCCATGGCGCGATATCCTTGATAAGCACGATATCGACGGCATTACGTTCAAGGATGGCGAGCCCGATTTCAGCGAAATCAGCAAAGGTACGGTCGAAATCGAAGACTTCTCCGACAGCAGGTCCGACAACTTCGATAAGGCCGATATTGCGCTAGCCGAGCAACGGGGGTGTTCGCCGGAGGAAGTCGCGGATTGGCGCAAGGAAAACGGATACACCTGGCACGAATGCAAGGACATGAAGACCATGCAGAAGGTTCCCTGTGAGGTGCACAACAACATTCCTCACAGCGGCGGCATCTCCGAGGCGAAGAAGGGAGCGGATAAATAA
- a CDS encoding lecithin retinol acyltransferase family protein encodes MAADQKRTSSKELENGDVIKVCRKTLWGWLPLYDHYGIYAEDTGSVIHYQEPQKGDGKDSEASGSCVDFCGEVRETSLEEFLGGAESFTVCRYPEKQPLYPLCFSTETFEVRSDTIKDRGAPAREAVRESPGAEAVKKARSCIGKRSYNLARNNCEHFAVSCRYDYHASGQVQGWAAALGAASIFLGAALLGILTGAGKDGSSDSGKDETGGPA; translated from the coding sequence ATGGCAGCGGATCAAAAGCGGACAAGCTCTAAGGAGCTCGAAAATGGCGATGTCATCAAAGTATGCAGAAAAACATTGTGGGGGTGGCTTCCCCTCTACGATCACTATGGAATCTACGCGGAGGACACCGGCTCCGTCATTCACTACCAAGAACCCCAAAAGGGCGATGGCAAGGACTCCGAGGCTTCTGGAAGTTGTGTGGATTTTTGTGGAGAGGTTCGTGAGACCTCTCTGGAGGAGTTCTTGGGTGGAGCTGAAAGTTTTACCGTCTGTCGTTACCCCGAAAAGCAGCCGTTGTATCCTTTATGTTTTAGTACAGAAACTTTTGAGGTGAGATCCGACACCATAAAAGACAGAGGAGCGCCAGCTAGGGAAGCCGTCCGAGAATCTCCCGGAGCGGAGGCGGTGAAAAAGGCGAGGAGCTGTATTGGAAAGCGGAGCTACAACTTGGCAAGGAACAATTGCGAGCACTTCGCCGTTTCGTGCCGATACGACTATCATGCCTCCGGACAGGTACAGGGCTGGGCAGCGGCACTGGGCGCTGCCAGCATTTTCTTGGGCGCTGCCTTGTTGGGCATCTTGACAGGCGCTGGAAAAGATGGTTCAAGCGACTCTGGCAAAGACGAAACGGGAGGGCCTGCATGA
- a CDS encoding TVP38/TMEM64 family protein — MSETKNVQDAASEPGQPGKTGKKYAGKAVLLILFAAAIGAYFVWPPYRDVIDSIFSAFATGDFAAVRNFVERYGTMAAAVSFLLMVFQSIVAPLPAFLITFANANLFGWWRGAILSWSSAMAGAAVCFYIARILGRDVVEKLSSKTGLRSIDAFFERHGTQSILIARLLPFISFDIVSYAAGLTSMGFWSFFIATGVGQLPATIVYSYVGGMLTGGAKLFVTGLLILFALSILIVLLKQVYTERKKRSAPSA; from the coding sequence ATGAGTGAAACGAAAAACGTACAAGACGCCGCCTCTGAGCCCGGACAACCGGGAAAAACAGGCAAAAAATACGCCGGAAAGGCCGTCCTTCTGATTCTGTTCGCCGCGGCAATCGGGGCTTATTTCGTCTGGCCGCCGTACAGGGACGTCATCGACTCCATCTTCTCGGCCTTCGCAACCGGCGATTTCGCCGCGGTGCGCAACTTCGTCGAACGTTACGGGACCATGGCCGCCGCGGTCTCCTTCCTCCTGATGGTCTTCCAGTCCATCGTGGCGCCGCTCCCGGCCTTCCTGATCACCTTCGCCAACGCCAACCTCTTCGGCTGGTGGCGGGGCGCCATCCTGTCCTGGTCCAGCGCCATGGCCGGCGCCGCAGTCTGCTTCTACATCGCCCGCATCCTCGGCCGCGACGTCGTGGAAAAGCTCTCCAGCAAGACCGGCCTGCGCTCCATCGACGCCTTCTTCGAGCGGCACGGGACCCAGAGCATCCTCATCGCCCGGCTCCTGCCGTTCATCTCGTTCGACATCGTCAGCTACGCGGCGGGCCTGACCTCCATGGGGTTCTGGTCCTTCTTCATCGCCACGGGCGTGGGGCAGCTTCCCGCGACGATCGTCTACTCCTACGTCGGAGGGATGCTGACGGGCGGGGCGAAGCTCTTCGTCACGGGGCTCCTGATCCTCTTCGCGCTCTCGATCCTGATCGTGCTGCTGAAGCAGGTCTACACGGAAAGAAAGAAACGTTCCGCCCCAAGCGCCTGA
- a CDS encoding VTT domain-containing protein, whose product MGRWRKPLVLLGIVFAVLILDRYYGWSDFLLGPGGLEALREAVRRDVLTASLIYIAATTAGCVLLALPGVTFAIVAGLLFGPLLGAVLCLAAATIGAVLAFLAGRYFLRDAVAPWVERNRYLKRVLFEDVDRSGVVLLMITRLVPLFPYNLQNFAYGITGIGFWPYTLYTALFLAPGVTFFTLGAAGLGDAENRRFYLILAGALAVLVTAAGLYLKRRYVGKSDA is encoded by the coding sequence ATGGGACGCTGGAGAAAACCGCTGGTCCTCCTGGGGATCGTGTTCGCCGTCCTCATTCTGGACCGGTACTATGGCTGGTCGGATTTTCTGTTGGGCCCGGGCGGCCTGGAGGCCCTGAGGGAAGCGGTGCGCAGGGATGTCCTGACGGCCTCGCTGATCTACATCGCGGCAACGACGGCGGGCTGCGTCCTGCTGGCCCTCCCGGGGGTGACCTTCGCGATCGTCGCCGGGCTCCTCTTCGGTCCCCTCCTGGGCGCCGTCCTCTGCCTGGCCGCGGCGACGATCGGGGCGGTCCTGGCCTTCCTGGCCGGCCGCTATTTCCTCAGGGACGCCGTCGCCCCCTGGGTGGAACGTAACCGGTATCTGAAGCGCGTCCTGTTCGAGGACGTCGATCGCAGCGGCGTCGTGCTCCTGATGATCACCCGGCTGGTGCCGCTGTTCCCCTACAACCTCCAGAACTTCGCCTACGGGATCACGGGCATCGGATTCTGGCCCTACACCCTTTACACGGCGCTCTTTCTGGCGCCTGGCGTGACCTTCTTCACCCTTGGGGCCGCGGGGCTGGGGGACGCGGAGAACCGGCGTTTCTACCTTATCCTGGCCGGGGCGTTGGCCGTCCTCGTCACGGCGGCGGGGCTCTACCTGAAACGACGCTACGTCGGGAAATCCGACGCCTGA
- a CDS encoding (Fe-S)-binding protein — protein sequence MGIRSNATSPAKGPFHRTMRFHQRLAFSPLFCRAVGADGTVGTKRGRAKRVFFPGCSLSAYAPGHVLAAWQYLRERMEGVGALLKCCGKPLKLMAMTGEFRRRFDTVRRDLDLMGAEEVIVACQNCYSILRHFDEGRRVRSFWTILAEMGLPEGSRGGARGLEVSIQDSCVTRGVPEIYDGVRTVLGELGATVREMEYARDRARCCGCAPMIAAGDVGLGYEAMKKRAAESPCGTVVSYCASCRSAMRTGGRESLHLLDLVFGGDWTGRPTPPPDRSLRSWLNRWRTRRLLGNLPLR from the coding sequence ATGGGAATCCGCTCGAACGCGACCTCCCCGGCAAAGGGCCCCTTCCATCGGACCATGCGCTTTCACCAGCGCCTGGCCTTCTCGCCCCTCTTCTGCCGCGCCGTCGGGGCGGACGGTACCGTCGGGACAAAAAGGGGGCGGGCGAAACGCGTCTTCTTCCCGGGGTGCAGCCTCTCGGCCTACGCCCCGGGGCACGTCCTGGCGGCATGGCAGTACCTGCGCGAACGCATGGAGGGCGTCGGCGCGCTTCTCAAATGCTGCGGGAAGCCGCTGAAGCTCATGGCCATGACCGGGGAGTTCCGGAGGCGATTCGACACGGTGCGGCGCGACCTCGACCTCATGGGGGCGGAGGAGGTGATCGTGGCCTGCCAGAACTGCTACTCCATCCTCCGGCACTTCGACGAGGGCCGGAGGGTGCGCTCGTTCTGGACGATCCTGGCGGAGATGGGGCTTCCCGAGGGCAGCCGCGGCGGCGCGCGCGGCCTCGAGGTCTCGATCCAGGATTCCTGCGTCACCCGGGGCGTCCCGGAGATCTACGACGGCGTGCGCACCGTCCTCGGGGAGCTGGGGGCCACGGTCCGCGAGATGGAATATGCCCGGGACCGGGCGCGCTGCTGCGGCTGCGCCCCGATGATCGCGGCGGGCGACGTCGGGCTGGGATACGAGGCCATGAAGAAACGCGCGGCGGAGTCGCCGTGCGGGACGGTCGTCTCCTACTGCGCGTCGTGCCGCTCGGCCATGAGGACGGGGGGGCGGGAAAGCCTGCACCTCCTGGACCTGGTCTTCGGCGGAGACTGGACGGGCCGCCCCACGCCCCCGCCGGACCGGTCGCTTCGGAGCTGGCTCAACCGCTGGAGGACGAGGCGGCTTCTGGGGAATCTTCCCCTCCGGTGA
- a CDS encoding TIGR04283 family arsenosugar biosynthesis glycosyltransferase — MDRVMISIVVPTLNERARITDLLESLSALPGEKEIVVADGGSTDGTAEAAEASAFSGRVRVVRCGRGRALQLNAGARAARGSVLWFVHGDAQVAPSSLADIALTLSEGCVGGFFRLHFYDADDRFMRFVERTSHTRARRFGLIFGDQALFLRRDVFDSLDGFAPLALMEDWELARRLRPLHRKGLIRALETPVGTSARRFIRNGRLRTLMKIHTIKALYILGVPTETLRTLYEGRRGEKGRDANP; from the coding sequence TTGGACCGCGTCATGATCTCGATCGTCGTCCCCACCCTGAACGAGCGCGCGCGCATCACGGACCTGCTGGAGTCCCTGTCCGCCCTCCCCGGGGAGAAGGAGATCGTCGTCGCCGACGGAGGCAGTACGGACGGCACGGCCGAGGCGGCCGAGGCGTCGGCCTTCTCCGGCCGCGTCCGCGTCGTTCGCTGCGGCAGGGGCCGGGCCCTCCAGCTGAACGCGGGGGCCCGCGCCGCGCGGGGCAGCGTGCTGTGGTTCGTGCACGGGGACGCCCAAGTCGCCCCGTCGAGCCTCGCCGATATCGCGCTCACCCTCTCGGAAGGCTGCGTCGGCGGGTTCTTCCGGCTCCATTTCTACGATGCGGACGACCGGTTCATGCGCTTCGTGGAGCGCACGTCCCACACGCGGGCCCGGCGCTTCGGCCTGATCTTCGGGGATCAGGCCCTGTTTTTGCGGCGGGACGTCTTCGACTCGCTCGACGGCTTCGCGCCCCTCGCCCTGATGGAGGACTGGGAGCTCGCGAGGCGCCTGCGTCCGCTGCACCGCAAAGGGCTGATCCGGGCGCTGGAGACGCCGGTGGGGACCTCGGCCCGGCGCTTCATCCGGAACGGCCGGCTGAGGACGCTGATGAAGATCCACACGATCAAGGCGCTCTACATCCTGGGGGTGCCGACCGAGACGCTGCGGACCCTCTACGAGGGGCGCCGCGGGGAGAAAGGACGCGATGCGAACCCATGA
- a CDS encoding TIGR04282 family arsenosugar biosynthesis glycosyltransferase: MMETKRTEKREKSEALILFSRLPIGSETKTRLSPLLDERQREALHRSFWADAFAAALELRDRADLFLYWTGSGRPEAYSALIPAALELREQRGRTLGDRMLAAAGDAFEAGYERAAIVGTDIPHMRPDSIRRAFDLLAEADVVLGPTPDGGYWLIGLKRAIPELFDISAPWGSGGVRLGTLERARELGCVCAETDSYRDLDTPDDLHAFLEERHPYGSATRACLEGLLGGSV, from the coding sequence ATGATGGAGACGAAGAGGACTGAAAAACGGGAAAAATCCGAGGCTCTGATCCTATTCTCCCGGCTGCCGATCGGCTCGGAGACCAAGACGCGCCTCTCGCCCCTGCTGGACGAAAGGCAGAGGGAGGCCCTGCACCGGAGCTTCTGGGCCGATGCGTTCGCCGCAGCCCTGGAGCTCCGGGACCGGGCGGACCTCTTCCTCTACTGGACGGGGAGCGGCCGGCCCGAGGCGTACTCCGCTCTGATCCCCGCCGCCCTCGAGCTCCGCGAACAGCGGGGCCGTACCCTCGGGGACCGGATGCTCGCCGCGGCCGGGGACGCCTTCGAGGCGGGGTACGAACGGGCGGCGATCGTCGGGACGGACATCCCCCACATGCGGCCCGACAGCATCCGCAGGGCGTTCGACCTCCTGGCGGAGGCCGATGTCGTCCTGGGCCCGACCCCCGACGGAGGCTACTGGCTCATCGGTCTGAAAAGGGCGATCCCGGAGCTCTTCGACATCTCCGCCCCATGGGGCAGCGGCGGCGTCCGGCTCGGCACACTGGAGCGGGCCCGAGAGCTGGGCTGCGTTTGCGCGGAGACGGACTCGTACCGGGACCTCGATACCCCGGACGACCTGCACGCCTTTCTGGAGGAACGGCACCCGTACGGCTCGGCGACCCGGGCCTGTCTGGAGGGCCTGCTCGGAGGATCCGTGTGA
- a CDS encoding ABC transporter ATP-binding protein produces MSGRPILSLRNLSKTFRNGGGSLEVLAEVDLDVAEGELVCLLGKSGCGKSTLLRLVAGFLSPDSGSVEVGGGRIAGPGPDRCVVFQEDALFPWLTVRENVAFGVMRTMPRKVRDAEVRRCLEKVGLEPFGGSLPREISGGMKQRVALARVLILRSKVLLMDEPFGALDALTRGEMQGLFLSLMRDTRGTSLFVTHDVEEAVTLADRLLVMGGSPGRIRADIPVPLPRPRERSDGGFVRLCREVRELLGAETA; encoded by the coding sequence ATGAGCGGGCGTCCGATCCTCTCCCTGAGGAACCTCTCGAAGACCTTCCGAAACGGAGGAGGCTCCCTGGAGGTTCTGGCCGAGGTGGACCTCGACGTCGCCGAGGGGGAGCTGGTGTGCCTGCTCGGCAAGAGCGGCTGCGGCAAGAGCACGCTGCTGCGCCTCGTCGCCGGGTTCCTTTCGCCCGACTCCGGGAGCGTGGAGGTTGGAGGGGGGCGAATCGCGGGGCCGGGTCCGGATCGGTGCGTGGTGTTCCAGGAGGACGCCCTCTTTCCGTGGCTGACCGTCCGGGAGAACGTTGCCTTCGGCGTGATGCGGACGATGCCTCGGAAGGTCCGTGACGCGGAGGTGCGCCGCTGCCTGGAGAAGGTCGGCCTGGAGCCCTTCGGCGGCAGCCTTCCCCGGGAGATCTCCGGGGGGATGAAGCAGCGGGTGGCGCTGGCCCGCGTGCTGATTCTCAGGTCGAAGGTGCTTTTGATGGACGAGCCCTTCGGCGCGCTGGACGCGCTGACCCGCGGGGAGATGCAGGGGCTGTTCCTGTCCCTGATGCGGGACACGAGGGGGACATCCCTGTTCGTGACCCACGACGTGGAGGAGGCCGTCACGCTGGCGGACCGCCTCCTGGTGATGGGCGGTTCGCCGGGCCGCATCCGTGCCGATATCCCCGTACCGCTTCCCCGGCCCAGGGAGCGGTCCGACGGCGGTTTCGTCCGGCTCTGCCGTGAGGTCCGGGAATTGCTGGGGGCGGAGACGGCCTGA
- a CDS encoding ABC transporter permease: protein MRKGSAPVVLRLLPWLLPAVLLAAWGLAGATGWMPGYLLPEPGRIAGSFSLYLFGQAGSAPYAGRFSIDAAASLARVSMGFAAAVLLGVPLGVLSGRSPTVQSLLGTTIDGVRAVPGISWLPLAMAWFGIGLGTTVFLIALAAFFPIYLNTASGVRCVDPILSQAGAMMGVGPLRSVWTILMPAAMPQILAGLRLGLGTSWAYLVLGELTGVPNGLGAVIMDARMLGRVDIIIVGIVVIAVMGRLSDLLLTASMRACFRSARRLT, encoded by the coding sequence TTGAGGAAGGGCTCGGCCCCCGTCGTCCTCCGCCTGCTGCCCTGGCTGCTGCCGGCCGTGCTGTTGGCGGCGTGGGGCCTTGCCGGCGCAACGGGCTGGATGCCGGGGTATCTCCTCCCGGAGCCGGGGAGGATTGCCGGCTCCTTCTCCCTTTATCTCTTCGGGCAGGCGGGGAGCGCCCCCTACGCGGGACGCTTCTCCATCGACGCCGCGGCGAGCCTGGCGAGGGTCTCCATGGGGTTCGCCGCCGCCGTGCTCCTGGGCGTACCCCTGGGGGTCCTCTCGGGGCGCAGCCCGACGGTACAAAGCCTTCTGGGCACGACCATCGACGGGGTCCGTGCGGTTCCGGGGATCAGTTGGCTGCCCCTGGCCATGGCGTGGTTCGGCATCGGGCTGGGGACGACGGTGTTCCTGATCGCCCTGGCGGCGTTCTTTCCCATATACCTCAACACGGCGAGTGGTGTGCGCTGTGTCGATCCCATCCTGAGCCAGGCCGGGGCGATGATGGGCGTCGGGCCCCTGCGGAGTGTCTGGACGATCCTGATGCCGGCGGCCATGCCTCAGATCCTGGCCGGGCTGAGGCTGGGGCTGGGGACCTCCTGGGCCTATCTGGTCCTCGGGGAGCTCACCGGGGTCCCCAACGGACTGGGAGCGGTCATCATGGACGCCAGAATGCTGGGCCGGGTGGACATCATCATCGTGGGGATCGTCGTCATCGCCGTGATGGGACGGCTGAGCGACCTGCTGCTGACGGCCTCGATGCGGGCGTGCTTCCGTTCGGCCCGGAGGCTGACATGA